Proteins from one Acanthopagrus latus isolate v.2019 chromosome 18, fAcaLat1.1, whole genome shotgun sequence genomic window:
- the pmt gene encoding phosphoethanolamine methyltransferase isoform X3: MTEFWKEHSIGATVEEMMLDSRARELTLQELPEILSMLPSLAGCRVLELGAGIGRFTKHLLTKADHVTAVDFMESFVEKNRRENGHHSNATFIQADVTKLDLPQNSIDFIFSNWLLMYLSDEELKVLIEKMLGWLRPGGFLFFRESCNHRSGDSKRDFNPTCYRTDAQYSHLVQSVQAEEPKGGQKSGFDIVLKKKVKAYIEMKNNPNQVCWLLEKVPRSSDTENGFSTFQQFLDNQQYTNRGILRYEKMFGAGYVSTGGPSTTKEFVDLLNLKPGQRVLDVGCGIGGGDFYMAESFGVEVLGLDLSENMVNIAMDRAISEKLPSVQFEVADATKRTFPEGSFDVVYSRDTILHIDDKLALFKRFHSWLKPGGQLLISDYCCGEKPWTPVFEAYVKQRGYILYTPSQYGKFLEEAGFCNVRAEDRTAQFIQVIETELQRAEAIKEEFIEEFSEEDYLAIVNGWREKLGRSNSGDQRWGLFYATRD, from the exons atgacagagttTTGGAAAGAGCACTCGATTGGCGCCACGGTGGAGGAGATGATGCTGGACTCTCGTGCCAGGGAGCTGACCCTGCAGGAGCTGCCGGAGATCCTGTCCATGCTGCCATCGCTGGCCGGGTGCAGAGTGCTGGAACTGGGAGCCGGCATCGG TCGTTTCACCAAACACCTGCTGACCAAGGCGGACCACGTGACGGCCGTGGACTTCATGGAGAGCTTTGTGGAGAAGAACAGGCGGGAGAACGGTCACCACAGCAACGCTACCTTCATCCAAGCTGACGTCACAAAGCTGGATCTCCCTCAGAACAG TATTGACTTCATCTTCTCCAACTGGCTGCTGATGTACCTGAGCGACGAGGAGCTGAAGGTTCTCATCGAGAAGATGCTGGGCTGGCTGCGGCCCGGCggctttcttttcttcagagAGTCATGCAACCACCGATCAG GTGACTCTAAGAGGGACTTCAACCCCACCTGCTACCGTACTGACGCACAGTACAGCCACCTGGTACAGTCAGTACAAGCCGAGGAGCCAAAAGGGGGCCAAAAGTCTGGTTTCGACattgtgttgaaaaagaaaGTTAAGGCCTACATCGAG ATGAAAAATAATCCAAATCAggtctgctggctgctggagaaGGTCCCTCGCTCCTCAGACACCGAAAATGGATTTAGCACTTTCCAGCAGTTCCTGGACAACCAGCAGTACACCAACCGTGGGATCCTGCGCTACGAGAAGATGTTCGGAGCGGGTTACGTCAGCACGGGCGGGCCAAGCACCACCAAG GAGTTTGTGGACCTGCTGAACCTGAAGCCGGGACAGAGGGTTCTAGATGTTGGCTGTGGCATCGGTGGAGGAGACTTCTACATGGCAGAG TCCTTCGGAGTGGAAGTGCTCGGCCTGGACCTGTCAGAAAACATGGTGAACATCGCCATGGACAGAGCGATCTCCGAGAAGCTGCCATCA GTCCAGTTTGAGGTGGCTGATGCCACAAAGAGGACGTTCCCAGAAGGATCCTTCGATGTGgtctacagcagagacacaatcCTGCACATAGACGACAAGCTGGCCCTTTTCAAACGCTTCCAT TCATGGTTAAAGCCCGGTGGTCAGCTGCTCATCAGTGACTACTGCTGCGGGGAGAAGCCCTGGACGCCGGTCTTTGAGGCCTACGTCAAACAGAGAGGCTACATCCTCTATACACCTTCACAGTATGGCaag TTCCTTGAAGAAGCCGGATTCTGCAATGTTCGGGCCGAAGACCGGACGGCCCAGTTCATCCAGGTGATCGAGAcggagctgcagagagctgaggCCATCAAGGAGGAATTCATCGAg GAATTCTCCGAGGAGGACTATCTTGCGATCGTTaatggatggagagaaaaactgGGACGTTCCAACAGTGGAGACCAAAGATGGGGACTGTTTTATGCAACGAGGGATTGA
- the pmt gene encoding phosphoethanolamine methyltransferase isoform X2: MRVRKNMTEFWKEHSIGATVEEMMLDSRARELTLQELPEILSMLPSLAGCRVLELGAGIGRFTKHLLTKADHVTAVDFMESFVEKNRRENGHHSNATFIQADVTKLDLPQNSIDFIFSNWLLMYLSDEELKVLIEKMLGWLRPGGFLFFRESCNHRSGDSKRDFNPTCYRTDAQYSHLVQSVQAEEPKGGQKSGFDIVLKKKVKAYIEMKNNPNQVCWLLEKVPRSSDTENGFSTFQQFLDNQQYTNRGILRYEKMFGAGYVSTGGPSTTKEFVDLLNLKPGQRVLDVGCGIGGGDFYMAESFGVEVLGLDLSENMVNIAMDRAISEKLPSVQFEVADATKRTFPEGSFDVVYSRDTILHIDDKLALFKRFHSWLKPGGQLLISDYCCGEKPWTPVFEAYVKQRGYILYTPSQYGKFLEEAGFCNVRAEDRTAQFIQVIETELQRAEAIKEEFIEEFSEEDYLAIVNGWREKLGRSNSGDQRWGLFYATRD; encoded by the exons ATGAGAG TTcgtaaaaacatgacagagttTTGGAAAGAGCACTCGATTGGCGCCACGGTGGAGGAGATGATGCTGGACTCTCGTGCCAGGGAGCTGACCCTGCAGGAGCTGCCGGAGATCCTGTCCATGCTGCCATCGCTGGCCGGGTGCAGAGTGCTGGAACTGGGAGCCGGCATCGG TCGTTTCACCAAACACCTGCTGACCAAGGCGGACCACGTGACGGCCGTGGACTTCATGGAGAGCTTTGTGGAGAAGAACAGGCGGGAGAACGGTCACCACAGCAACGCTACCTTCATCCAAGCTGACGTCACAAAGCTGGATCTCCCTCAGAACAG TATTGACTTCATCTTCTCCAACTGGCTGCTGATGTACCTGAGCGACGAGGAGCTGAAGGTTCTCATCGAGAAGATGCTGGGCTGGCTGCGGCCCGGCggctttcttttcttcagagAGTCATGCAACCACCGATCAG GTGACTCTAAGAGGGACTTCAACCCCACCTGCTACCGTACTGACGCACAGTACAGCCACCTGGTACAGTCAGTACAAGCCGAGGAGCCAAAAGGGGGCCAAAAGTCTGGTTTCGACattgtgttgaaaaagaaaGTTAAGGCCTACATCGAG ATGAAAAATAATCCAAATCAggtctgctggctgctggagaaGGTCCCTCGCTCCTCAGACACCGAAAATGGATTTAGCACTTTCCAGCAGTTCCTGGACAACCAGCAGTACACCAACCGTGGGATCCTGCGCTACGAGAAGATGTTCGGAGCGGGTTACGTCAGCACGGGCGGGCCAAGCACCACCAAG GAGTTTGTGGACCTGCTGAACCTGAAGCCGGGACAGAGGGTTCTAGATGTTGGCTGTGGCATCGGTGGAGGAGACTTCTACATGGCAGAG TCCTTCGGAGTGGAAGTGCTCGGCCTGGACCTGTCAGAAAACATGGTGAACATCGCCATGGACAGAGCGATCTCCGAGAAGCTGCCATCA GTCCAGTTTGAGGTGGCTGATGCCACAAAGAGGACGTTCCCAGAAGGATCCTTCGATGTGgtctacagcagagacacaatcCTGCACATAGACGACAAGCTGGCCCTTTTCAAACGCTTCCAT TCATGGTTAAAGCCCGGTGGTCAGCTGCTCATCAGTGACTACTGCTGCGGGGAGAAGCCCTGGACGCCGGTCTTTGAGGCCTACGTCAAACAGAGAGGCTACATCCTCTATACACCTTCACAGTATGGCaag TTCCTTGAAGAAGCCGGATTCTGCAATGTTCGGGCCGAAGACCGGACGGCCCAGTTCATCCAGGTGATCGAGAcggagctgcagagagctgaggCCATCAAGGAGGAATTCATCGAg GAATTCTCCGAGGAGGACTATCTTGCGATCGTTaatggatggagagaaaaactgGGACGTTCCAACAGTGGAGACCAAAGATGGGGACTGTTTTATGCAACGAGGGATTGA
- the pmt gene encoding phosphoethanolamine methyltransferase isoform X1, translated as MDKVRKNMTEFWKEHSIGATVEEMMLDSRARELTLQELPEILSMLPSLAGCRVLELGAGIGRFTKHLLTKADHVTAVDFMESFVEKNRRENGHHSNATFIQADVTKLDLPQNSIDFIFSNWLLMYLSDEELKVLIEKMLGWLRPGGFLFFRESCNHRSGDSKRDFNPTCYRTDAQYSHLVQSVQAEEPKGGQKSGFDIVLKKKVKAYIEMKNNPNQVCWLLEKVPRSSDTENGFSTFQQFLDNQQYTNRGILRYEKMFGAGYVSTGGPSTTKEFVDLLNLKPGQRVLDVGCGIGGGDFYMAESFGVEVLGLDLSENMVNIAMDRAISEKLPSVQFEVADATKRTFPEGSFDVVYSRDTILHIDDKLALFKRFHSWLKPGGQLLISDYCCGEKPWTPVFEAYVKQRGYILYTPSQYGKFLEEAGFCNVRAEDRTAQFIQVIETELQRAEAIKEEFIEEFSEEDYLAIVNGWREKLGRSNSGDQRWGLFYATRD; from the exons ATGGACAAAG TTcgtaaaaacatgacagagttTTGGAAAGAGCACTCGATTGGCGCCACGGTGGAGGAGATGATGCTGGACTCTCGTGCCAGGGAGCTGACCCTGCAGGAGCTGCCGGAGATCCTGTCCATGCTGCCATCGCTGGCCGGGTGCAGAGTGCTGGAACTGGGAGCCGGCATCGG TCGTTTCACCAAACACCTGCTGACCAAGGCGGACCACGTGACGGCCGTGGACTTCATGGAGAGCTTTGTGGAGAAGAACAGGCGGGAGAACGGTCACCACAGCAACGCTACCTTCATCCAAGCTGACGTCACAAAGCTGGATCTCCCTCAGAACAG TATTGACTTCATCTTCTCCAACTGGCTGCTGATGTACCTGAGCGACGAGGAGCTGAAGGTTCTCATCGAGAAGATGCTGGGCTGGCTGCGGCCCGGCggctttcttttcttcagagAGTCATGCAACCACCGATCAG GTGACTCTAAGAGGGACTTCAACCCCACCTGCTACCGTACTGACGCACAGTACAGCCACCTGGTACAGTCAGTACAAGCCGAGGAGCCAAAAGGGGGCCAAAAGTCTGGTTTCGACattgtgttgaaaaagaaaGTTAAGGCCTACATCGAG ATGAAAAATAATCCAAATCAggtctgctggctgctggagaaGGTCCCTCGCTCCTCAGACACCGAAAATGGATTTAGCACTTTCCAGCAGTTCCTGGACAACCAGCAGTACACCAACCGTGGGATCCTGCGCTACGAGAAGATGTTCGGAGCGGGTTACGTCAGCACGGGCGGGCCAAGCACCACCAAG GAGTTTGTGGACCTGCTGAACCTGAAGCCGGGACAGAGGGTTCTAGATGTTGGCTGTGGCATCGGTGGAGGAGACTTCTACATGGCAGAG TCCTTCGGAGTGGAAGTGCTCGGCCTGGACCTGTCAGAAAACATGGTGAACATCGCCATGGACAGAGCGATCTCCGAGAAGCTGCCATCA GTCCAGTTTGAGGTGGCTGATGCCACAAAGAGGACGTTCCCAGAAGGATCCTTCGATGTGgtctacagcagagacacaatcCTGCACATAGACGACAAGCTGGCCCTTTTCAAACGCTTCCAT TCATGGTTAAAGCCCGGTGGTCAGCTGCTCATCAGTGACTACTGCTGCGGGGAGAAGCCCTGGACGCCGGTCTTTGAGGCCTACGTCAAACAGAGAGGCTACATCCTCTATACACCTTCACAGTATGGCaag TTCCTTGAAGAAGCCGGATTCTGCAATGTTCGGGCCGAAGACCGGACGGCCCAGTTCATCCAGGTGATCGAGAcggagctgcagagagctgaggCCATCAAGGAGGAATTCATCGAg GAATTCTCCGAGGAGGACTATCTTGCGATCGTTaatggatggagagaaaaactgGGACGTTCCAACAGTGGAGACCAAAGATGGGGACTGTTTTATGCAACGAGGGATTGA